Proteins encoded within one genomic window of Oryza brachyantha chromosome 7, ObraRS2, whole genome shotgun sequence:
- the LOC102712460 gene encoding probable inositol transporter 2, translated as MEGGGVHEFDGSTFRECFSLSWRNPYVLRLAFSAGIGGLLFGYDTGVISGALLYIRDDFRSVDKNTWLQEMIVSMAVAGAIIGAAVGGWANDRYGRRTSILVADTLFFVGAVVMASAMGPAQLVAGRVFVGLGVGMASMTSPLYISEASPARIRGALVSTNGLLITGGQFLSYLINLAFTKAPGTWRWMLGVAAVPAVVQFFLMLFLPESPRWLYRKGREEEAEAILRKVYAAEEVEREVAELKESVEAEVRERGSPSSEKASLVTLLVTTATVRRGLVAGVGLQVFQQLVGINTVMYYSPTIVQLAGFASNQTALALSLVTSGLNALGSVVSIYFIDRTGRRKLLVISLAGVILSLGVLSAVFHQTTSHSPPVGAAETRHFDGSLTCPGYRSSATTARLWDCTRCIKAECGFCASGGGGEKEKLLLAGACMVSNATARDACRGEAGREWYTRGCPSRYGWLALVGLALYIVFFSPGMGTVPWIVNSEIYPLRHRGVCGGAAATANWVSNLAVAQSFLSLTEAIGPAWTFLIFGGLSVAALAFVLVCVPETKGLPIEEVEKMLQQRELRLRFWARRRRSSGDGGGGKTAGV; from the exons ATGGAGGGAGGAGGTGTGCACGAGTTCGATGGCTCAACCTTCAGAGAGTGCTTCTCCCTCTCATGGAGGAACCCCTACGTCCTCAGGCTCGCCTTCTCCGCCGGCATCGGCGGCCTCCTCTTCGGCTACGACACCG GTGTCATTTCAGGAGCGTTGCTTTACATTCGTGATGATTTTCGTTCGGTTGACAAGAACACATGGCTTCAG GAGATGATAGTGAGcatggcggtggccggcgcgaTCATCGGCGCGGCGGTCGGAGGCTGGGCGAACGACCGGTACGGTCGCCGAACGTCGATCCTCGTCGCCGACACCCTCTTCTTCGTCGGCGCGGTGGTGATGGCGTCGGCGATGGGCCCGGCGCAGCTGGTGGCCGGCCGCGTGTTCGTCGGCCTCGGCGTCGGGATGGCCTCCATGACGTCGCCGCTCTACATCTCCgaggcgtcgccggcgaggatcCGCGGCGCCCTCGTGAGCACCAACGGCTTGCTCATCACCGGCGGGCAGTTCTTGTCGTACCTCATCAACCTCGCCTTCACCAAGGCGCCCGGCACGTGGCGCTGGAtgctcggcgtcgccgccgtccccgccgtCGTCCAGTTCTTCCTCATGCTCTTCCTCCCGGAGTCGCCGAGATGGCTCTACAGAAAG gggagggaggaggaagcggaggCGATCCTGCGGAAGGTGtacgcggcggaggaggtggagagggaggtggcggagcTGAAGGAgtcggtggaggcggaggtgcGGGAGAGGGGGAGCCCGTCGTCGGAGAAGGCGAGCCTGGTGACGCTGCtggtgacgacggcgacggtgcggcgcgggctggTCGCCGGCGTGGGGCTGCAGGTGTTCCAGCAGCTGGTGGGCATCAACACGGTGATGTACTACAGCCCGACGATCGTGCAGCTCGCCGGGTTCGCCTCCAACCAGACGGCGCTCGCGCTGTCGCTCGTCACCTCCGGCCTCAACGCGCTCGGCTCCGTCGTCAGCATCTACTTCATCGACCGCACGGGGCGGAGGAAGCTGCTGGTGATCAGCCTCGCCGGCGTCATCCTCTCCCTCGGCGTGCTCTCCGCCGTGTTCCACCAGACCACCTCCCACTCCCCgcccgtcggcgccgccgagaCGCGCCACTTCGACGGCTCGCTCACGTGCCCCGGGTACcgctcgtcggcgacgacggcgaggctgtGGGACTGCACGAGGTGCATCAAGGCGGAGTGCGGGTTCTGCgcgtcgggcggcggcggcgagaaggAGAAGCTGCTGCTCGCGGGGGCGTGCATGGTATCGaacgcgacggcgcgcgacgcgtgccgcggcgaggcggggagGGAGTGGTACACGAGGGGGTGCCCGAGCCGGTACGGGTGGCTGGCGCTGGTGGGGCTGGCGCTGTACATCGTGTTCTTCTCGCCGGGGATGGGGACGGTGCCGTGGATCGTGAACTCGGAGATCTACCCGCTGCGGCACAGGGGGgtgtgcggcggcgcggcggcgacggcgaactgGGTTTCGAACCTGGCGGTGGCGCAGTCGTTCCTGTCGCTGACGGAGGCCATCGGGCCGGCGTGGACGTTCCTCATCTTCGGCGGGCTGTCCGTGGCGGCGCTTGCGTTCGTGCTCGTCTGCGTGCCGGAGACCAAGGGGCTCCCCATCGAGGAGGTGGAGAAGATGCTCCAGCAGAGGGAGCTCCGCCTCAGGTTCTGGGccaggcgccgccgcagctccggcgacggcggcggcggcaagacCGCCGGCGTCTGA
- the LOC121055052 gene encoding glutaredoxin-C9-like yields the protein MRMEVAAAAVGEEEEAAAGGMMGVYERVARMAGASAVVVFSGSGCCMCHVVKRLLLGLGVGPTVYELDQLPAAAAGDIQAALARLLPPSQPPVPVVFVGGRLLGGVDKLMACHINGTLVPLLKQAGALWL from the coding sequence atGAGgatggaggtggcggcggcggcggtgggggaggaggaggaggcggcggcgggggggaTGATGGGGGTGTACGAGAGGGTGGCGCGGATGGCGGGCGCGAGCGCGGTGGTGGTGTTCAGCGGGAGCGGGTGCTGCATGTGCCACGTGGTGAAGCGCCTCCTGCTGGGGCTGGGCGTCGGCCCCACCGTGTACGAGCTCGAccagctccccgccgccgccgccggcgacatccaggcggcgctggcgcggcTGCTCCCGCCGTCGCAGCCGCCCGTGCCCGTCGTCTTCGTCGGCGGGAGgctcctcggcggcgtcgacaAGCTCATGGCCTGCCATATCAACGGCACCCTCGTCCCCCTCCTCAAGCAGGCCGGCGCCCTCTGGCTCTGA